A portion of the Edaphobacter lichenicola genome contains these proteins:
- a CDS encoding tetratricopeptide repeat protein → MATFLSLAQAQTVATPPATSATSADERLQSAEEIFRAGSAAYQQNDLHSAHEQFEKLVLMVPEVAAAHSAFGTVLLAEGDAPSALVQFELAHRLDPQDAGAILSLAMTYGQLREYAKSVQMFQLLDQTGSGSSQKLTPQASIAYATALSAVAQPEAAQKQLEKALIDSPDNAALYDTLGTVLAQQEHYAQASVQIQRAISLDPTLASAHFHLGSVYLNQGDTSAAIKELSRATDLAKDNVEYTLQYGRALRADNQDDSALAVLRHALNLDPTSLDAKYELALTLQAKDNAREALPLFEQVVMARPQDFSSLTNLGLALVQTGDAKRAIPIYIRALAINGQSATLRQDLGVAYLQQSDLAHAMEQFRAGLAIEPDNAYLHYDLGLALKLKDDANAAVPEFVRAEELDAKLPDPPYTLGVLYLQLGRFAEAQSELEKATTLSPDNGNAWAILGNAYKESGDLQKAAPALRRAIELLPNQPSPHIGLAAILSQQGDTVGAVAERKKAAELSRIAVSRQRANFALDSGKALLKEGKVSDALVQLQAAVEADPNYGEAHSTLADAFDRQGRSAEAALERQKAQKLIPGPSTGGAPPAHP, encoded by the coding sequence ATGGCGACCTTTCTTTCACTGGCCCAAGCGCAAACTGTGGCCACACCGCCCGCGACTTCAGCGACTTCAGCGGACGAAAGATTGCAGTCCGCTGAGGAGATCTTCCGCGCGGGATCCGCGGCCTATCAGCAGAACGACCTGCACTCTGCGCATGAGCAATTTGAGAAGCTGGTGCTGATGGTCCCAGAGGTCGCAGCCGCTCACAGCGCCTTCGGCACGGTATTGCTCGCTGAAGGAGATGCCCCATCCGCTCTAGTGCAGTTTGAACTGGCACATCGGCTCGACCCTCAGGATGCAGGTGCAATACTCAGCCTCGCAATGACCTATGGACAGCTTCGCGAATACGCTAAATCAGTTCAGATGTTCCAGCTTCTCGATCAAACAGGAAGTGGTTCGTCGCAAAAACTAACACCACAGGCTTCCATTGCCTACGCCACCGCGCTTAGTGCCGTTGCACAACCAGAAGCCGCGCAAAAGCAGCTCGAAAAAGCCCTAATCGACTCGCCCGATAACGCAGCATTGTATGACACCCTCGGCACGGTGCTGGCACAGCAGGAACACTATGCTCAGGCCAGTGTTCAGATCCAGCGAGCCATTTCGTTAGACCCAACACTAGCATCTGCACACTTTCATCTTGGCTCGGTTTACCTCAACCAAGGCGATACATCTGCGGCTATCAAGGAGCTGAGCAGAGCAACTGATCTTGCCAAGGACAATGTCGAGTACACGTTGCAGTACGGCAGAGCACTACGTGCAGACAATCAGGACGACTCAGCCCTCGCAGTGTTACGGCATGCGTTGAATCTTGACCCCACATCATTGGACGCAAAGTATGAGCTTGCTCTCACTCTGCAAGCGAAGGACAACGCACGCGAAGCTCTGCCTCTGTTTGAACAGGTCGTCATGGCGCGACCCCAGGATTTCTCCTCACTCACAAACTTAGGCCTCGCTCTGGTGCAAACAGGTGACGCAAAACGTGCAATCCCTATCTATATTCGCGCCCTGGCGATCAATGGGCAAAGTGCGACGCTTCGCCAGGATCTAGGTGTGGCCTATCTCCAGCAGAGCGATCTCGCTCATGCGATGGAACAGTTCCGTGCCGGTCTCGCCATTGAGCCAGACAACGCATACCTCCATTACGATCTCGGTCTTGCTCTCAAGCTAAAAGACGATGCTAACGCAGCAGTTCCAGAGTTCGTACGGGCCGAAGAACTCGACGCTAAGTTGCCGGACCCGCCCTATACGCTCGGTGTTCTTTATCTACAGTTAGGCCGCTTCGCCGAAGCCCAGTCTGAACTTGAAAAGGCCACGACACTGAGTCCGGACAACGGTAATGCCTGGGCGATACTAGGGAACGCTTATAAAGAATCTGGCGATTTGCAGAAGGCTGCACCAGCCTTGCGGCGTGCTATCGAGCTGCTACCAAATCAACCCAGCCCGCATATCGGCCTTGCCGCAATTCTCAGTCAACAGGGCGACACCGTGGGGGCCGTAGCCGAACGAAAGAAGGCCGCAGAACTCAGCCGCATTGCCGTGAGCCGTCAGCGCGCCAACTTCGCTCTCGATAGCGGCAAGGCCCTTCTCAAGGAAGGTAAAGTCTCTGACGCTCTGGTACAACTTCAGGCGGCGGTAGAAGCTGATCCGAACTACGGAGAGGCACATTCCACCTTGGCGGATGCATTCGACCGCCAAGGCAGAAGCGCCGAAGCTGCGCTGGAACGACAGAAGGCTCAGAAACTTATCCCGGGTCCTTCAACCGGAGGCGCTCCACCTGCTCATCCATAG